Below is a window of Stygiolobus azoricus DNA.
GGCTAATAGAGATAAATAATATTTCCCCGTCAGCTGAAGTACAAGCTATAATAATAACGTCAAGACCGCCATCCTCTGATATAGTTGAGGACGTTAAAAGAGTAGGTCACATTATAGCAGTGTTTCCGTTCTTATCTACCATAAAAGTCAAGGGCAAGGTAAAAGACATATTATCACTTACCGAGAAGGATTACGTTAAATATATAATGCTAGAGGAGATATTAGCTAAAATTGAGGAATTTTTCTAACATAGAGCTAAGAGAGTGGCAAAAGAAACTAAAAGAAAAAATTAAGAGTGCTATTAACAACAATAAGCTGGTATTTTTAAACTCCCCGACAGGGAGTGGGAAGACATTATTTTCTCTTTTAGTAGGACTTGAAACAAAAGGTAAGGTTCTTTTCTTAGTAAGAACACACAACGAATATAACCCCGTTTTCAGGGATTTCCTGAAAATTAACACTGATAAAAACCTGAAATTCTCATTCCTCATGGGAAAACCTACCGCTTGTTTATTTTCCGAAGGGGATGCAAGCACAGATGATATAAACTGTAACTTATGCAGTTTTAAAACTTCTATTATAGATCTAGAAGTGGAAAAATATCCCAATGAATTTGTTAAGGAGTTAAAAAAACAAGGTATTGAAGAAGGGTTTTGCCCTTATTTCTCTCTTTTTAACGACATAGGTAAAGCCGACGTAATAGTCCTTACATATCCTTACTTTTTCATAGACAAGTTCAGGGAATCTTTAGGTATAGAATTTGAGGATTATTTAATAGTAGTGGATGAAGCTCATAATGTCGAAAAAATAGGGGATTTTGAAGAGAGAACGCTCTCAAGCCATTTACTCGATATGGCTATAAAACAAGCCAAAAATGAGTTTGTTAAGTTCATATTGCAGAGAATAAAGGACGAGTTAATTAGAATAGCTTCTAATGTAGAGAGTTACATTAGAGCGAATGAGATTCCTGAAATCTCAGATGATGAAATAGAGGTTCTCAAAGAAGAGTATGAAGAACTAAGAGAGCAAATGATAAAGGAGAGGAAAATAAAAAGGATATATTTGGGTTCTGTAATTAAATTCTATGAAAGCTACAAAGATGATGAAGAACTAGTACCTTTTATTCATAAAAATAAAATAGTTCTGAAGAGCGTTGATATATCAAATTTCTTGCAAATACTAAACGATGATAACCTAACATTTCTATTAATGTCTGGAACTCTTCCACCTGAAGATTATATCAAAAAGATCTGGAATATAACGAGGAGTTTAATTTATATTAACGTCGAGAGGGAAATTAAGGAAAAAGTGTCTGGTGATTATGAATGTATTCTAGCAACCGATGTAACTTCTAAATACGACAGTAGAGGAGACGTAATGTGGAAAAAATATGGAGATTACTTGCTAAAAGTGTATTATCAAGCTAAGGCTCACGTGTTATCTGTATTTCCCTCATATGAGATAATGAATAAGGTGATGGGGTTTATACAAGTGCCAAAATACTTAGAAGATGAGGACTCCGAAATAGAGACATTATACTCGTTTGTACAAAAATTCAACAAGACTATAATAGGGGCAGTAGGTAGGGGGAAACTGACGGAAGGGGTAGAACTTGTGAAAGACGGGAGGAGTTTGATCAGTGACGTTGTGATAGTGGGAATTCCATATCCGCCACCAGACGATTATACTAAGTTAGTTGCTCAAAAAATATCGGAAAGATTAGGAAGAAAAATTGATGAGTACCTTTACAAAATCCCCGCATTAATGACTGTGAGACAATCCATAGGAAGGGGGATTAGAGGAATTAATGATCATGTAAAAGTATGGCTCTTAGACAGAAGGTTCGACAGCTTATGGTGGAAGAAAAACCTAAATTGCTTCAATCCAAAAAAGACTCGATTATGAAAGTAGAAATCTTTACTCACAAAACCTGCACTGAATGCAACTTACTGTTAGAATATCTAGAGAAAGAAGGACTATTAGGCAAAGTAATAGTAATTGATACACAACTTTATCCCTTCATAGCTTTGGAAAGGGGAGTGATATCTACTCCTTCTGTTTTCATAGACGGGAAATTAGTATATGCAGGTGTAGTGGATTTTGAAGAACTGGGTAAGATGATAAGAGAAGGTAAAGTAGTTACTCAACAAATCAATAAAGACAAACTCGTGGACAAACTGATGACCGGTATAATCAACTCTTTTGCTGCAACTGCATGGCTATTTGTGAATAGAGATTTCGACGCTTTTATGGCTCAAAAAGACTTCGTATACGCTGTTACAGGCCTCTCACTTACTGACGAAAACACTGCATCTGAAATGTATAATTACTTACGTAACGTGATGGTAAAGGAAGGAGAGTATTATATGGATAAATGGAAAGAACAGTTCTTTAGAGTTATATCTGTTAATTTCATCCGTGAACTGTACTATTTATACAGAAGAAAATTGACTTCTGAAGAGATAACTAAAAAATATCCGGTAGAAGTATTCGCCCACTGGCTAATGGTTAGGGGAGGGACTGTAGGAAGGGTAGGACTGAGGATTCATCCCTTGAATGAGGAAGATACTATGAAGAGGATCAGTGAGGCTTATACTTATATGCTATTAAATGTGGAAAAGTTTTGGTCCAAGGTTATGAGTGAGGATGAACTTTTATCAAAATCTAGCAGAGAAGAAGTTAGATTCATAAGTTTTTAAACTATAATTATTTAATGTTATTTATGACGCAAGAAATAAAATTGGATTTAAGAGGAAAATCTTGTGAAGAATTTATATTGGAAATCTCTAAAATTTTAGTTTCTATGAAACCAGGTGATATATTGAATATAGTCGCTGATCAAGACAGAGTACTTTGCACACACCAGTTGTTAAGAAATGCTAGAAACTTTCTATATAAAGGGGACGTAGTTGGTGATCATGCTGAAATAAGCATAAGGAGGCTGAGATAAAACAGTAATGAGTTTAAAAATTATTCCCAAAATTATTCCCCGTAAGTTCCATTTCTTAATATAATTTTATTACCTTCAAGTTTAGCAATAACTCCTCTATTATTTAGAGCTTTAACCAAAAAGTCTGCATATTTCTGATTTATTCCTAATTCTTCCAATTCTATAACACCTTTCCCCTTAATTTGAGGAAGTATTGCATCTATTATTTCTTCCAATTGCAGAATTACATCTCTTTCTCTTACGTATTCCATTATCTGTTGGACATTGGCTAAAGAGCTGTAAAGCCTATTTACTTTTTCACAATAAGGAGTATCTGCTGCCTGGAAAGTTATAACCAATGAATTCATTATTTCTTCAAGACTCTTTAGTTCAGGAGTAGAGAACCTAGTAGATATATCCTTAAACACACTATAAGACATTGACAATTCAGATAAGATCACATTTGTGAATCTTTCTAAAACTTTCGACGATTGTACTAGTTTATTTATTGTAAACTGTTGCAAAGGCAGAGTAGCGATATCTTTCTTTAGCTCAAACGTATCCGGTGTTGTTAGTAAAATTCCACTTATTTCAGTGGCTTTACTAAGACAAAGATTTAGCTTAGTATTTATGTCTTTTATATCTATGTTCTCGACTTTTTCTATTATACTATCCATATTGATGACTTTTACCTTTTGTATATAGATTCCAAGAGTCCGAGACAAGTTATCTATTAAGTTATTTACTATATTAGTAGCTGTTAAGATGTTTTTATCAATTACATTCTTTAGATTATGATAAAAATCTAAGAACTCCTCTATCTTTATTTCTTCCTTAGGATACTCCAACTCAGGAATGTTTATACCTAAGAATTTTAATCTCTCAGAGAAGTCATTATATGACTTTATTTCATCAAATATTATGTTATTCAATTCTATGGCTATTATTCTCCTCACATTACTTAGCTTGTTTTTTACCTCTTCTTCGCATTCAACGTTCTTACACTGTAGAACTTCCTCTTGAAGCTTAGTTATTTGAGTTATGTACCCATTAATTGCATTATTTATATCCGAGTTTTCTTTTGCCATTTCAGCCTTCAGATTATAGAGTATAGAGCTAATATTTTTCAGATCTTGTGTTAAGCTATTCTTCAACGTCTCATAAGCTTTCTTGTTTTCAAACTGAGAACTTAATATTGAGATCATCAAACTAGAAGAGTATATAGCTAGACTTACTACTACTGATAGAATAGATATAGTATAGCCTAATTTTGTCAACAACACATATGCCAACGTAACAAAGACTGCACCAACTAATCCGTAGTACGATTTTATAGTATAAGTAAGTGCAGCTATTATTATCATTACAACTACCACAATTCCTAAGAAATTACCGTAAAAGTACAAAGGAAATATTATGGCTATAGGGATAGCCGAAAGCACATTAATAATGTAATTATCAGATTGAGATATTCCACTAAATAACAGTAATGACCAAATAGGGTTAAACTGGGATAACAGTATGGATCCACTTGTGATAAAAGATCTAGAACTTCTGAATCTAACTAAGGATATTAGAGGTATTACAAATAAAAATATCAAAGATAGTAAAAATACTTCGAAATTAGAATTAAAGTAGAATTTCCCTGATAAAATGATAGAAGCTAGATAATTTTGGTATTTTGTTAAAATTCCACCTATTACTGTAAATGGAATTAGTATATCTCCTATTAAAAACGACAATGCAAAAATTATAGCTGATAAAATTTCTGCTGAACCAGTGTTTTTAATTAGTGAAAATGAAATCTCATATGTAAGTAATCCATTGGTGATCATTGTCAGAGCTTTCCTGATTAATGTGTTAGCTTCACCTAGACCACGTATACTATCCAACATTGGTTATAATTATATTTAAAACTTATAAAAAACATATCGTATTTAGGATGATTTATTTTCTATGATGAGAACATAAATAAAATTAGAACTGCTCCATAATAATTTTAATGACATGATTATTAAGAAAATCACACAACTCGCTTCACCAAAAACGACTTACATTAAAATGCCTTCATTGCCTAATTATTTAAACCAAAATATTTAACCTATCTCTAACACTCTCTCTATATGGCTCAAACAATTCAATTTAAAAAATACGAACTGCCTCCGTTACCCTATAAGATAGATGCATTAGAACCATACATAAGCAAAGACATAATAGATGTACACTACAACGGACACCATAAAGGGTATGTAAATGGTGCAAATACTTTCTTAGAAAGAATGGAAAAAATCCTTAACGGGCAACTGACCTCAGGACAATATGATATTCAAGGTTTACTTAGAGGACTAGTATTCAATATAAACGGACACAAGTTACACGCTTTATATTGGAAAAATATGGCTCCTGCTGGTAAAGGAGGAGGGAAACCTGGAGGAGTATTAGGAGACTTAATTGAAAAACAGTATGGAAGCTTTGAGAAGTTCAAACAAGTATTCACAGAAGCCGCTAATAGCTTACCCGGTACAGGTTGGACAGTATTATATTACGATACTGAGTCAGGTAATCTAGAGATAATGACGTTTGAAAACCACTTCCAGAATCATATAGCCGAGCTACCGATAATCTTAATCCTCGATGAGTTTGAACATGCTTACTACTTGCAATACAAGAACAAGAGAGCCGATTATATAAACGCATGGTGGAACGTAGTTAACTGGGACGATGCGGACAAAAAGCTTCAGAAGTACCTAAACAAGTAAATTTTTTATTATATTTTCTAAATTTTATATATGGTCTCCGCAATAGTTCTGGCTGGTGGTTATGCCACAAGGCTTAGACCTTTAAGCTTGACTAAGCCGAAAGCGCTGCTCCCGATACTAGATAAACCACTTATAGACTATATACTAGATGCTCTAGAGTCTTCACAAGTCGATAATGTATACCTATCTCTACGTGTGATGGCGGATAAGATCCTAGAGCATGTAAAGGCTACTAATAGGAACGTAATACCAATAGTTGAAAAGGAAAGGTTAGGCGATGCAGGACCCCTGAGGATGATAAGTAGGCAGTACGAACTATCTGAAGACGTTATAGTCGTTTACGGAGACATTTATAATGAGGTTGACTACAAAAGGCTTATAGAATTCCACCAAAGTAAGGGGTGCGATGCAACAATCGTAGGAACTCAAGTTGAAGATCCTAAAAGATATGGAGTTCTAGTAGTTGATGACTACAAGTTAGTTCAAATTACAGAGAAACCCAAAATACCGGTAAGTAACTTAATTAATGCAGGAATTTATGTTTTTAAGAAAAAGTTATTCGATAAAATAGACGGATTAGAAAATGGGAATAGAATTTCGATAGCTAGAGATTTTTTACCAAGACTTATATCTTCTGGGACATGCATTGCAGTTTATCCTTACAAAGGTCTATG
It encodes the following:
- a CDS encoding superoxide dismutase; translation: MAQTIQFKKYELPPLPYKIDALEPYISKDIIDVHYNGHHKGYVNGANTFLERMEKILNGQLTSGQYDIQGLLRGLVFNINGHKLHALYWKNMAPAGKGGGKPGGVLGDLIEKQYGSFEKFKQVFTEAANSLPGTGWTVLYYDTESGNLEIMTFENHFQNHIAELPIILILDEFEHAYYLQYKNKRADYINAWWNVVNWDDADKKLQKYLNK
- a CDS encoding helicase C-terminal domain-containing protein, with protein sequence MRNFSNIELREWQKKLKEKIKSAINNNKLVFLNSPTGSGKTLFSLLVGLETKGKVLFLVRTHNEYNPVFRDFLKINTDKNLKFSFLMGKPTACLFSEGDASTDDINCNLCSFKTSIIDLEVEKYPNEFVKELKKQGIEEGFCPYFSLFNDIGKADVIVLTYPYFFIDKFRESLGIEFEDYLIVVDEAHNVEKIGDFEERTLSSHLLDMAIKQAKNEFVKFILQRIKDELIRIASNVESYIRANEIPEISDDEIEVLKEEYEELREQMIKERKIKRIYLGSVIKFYESYKDDEELVPFIHKNKIVLKSVDISNFLQILNDDNLTFLLMSGTLPPEDYIKKIWNITRSLIYINVEREIKEKVSGDYECILATDVTSKYDSRGDVMWKKYGDYLLKVYYQAKAHVLSVFPSYEIMNKVMGFIQVPKYLEDEDSEIETLYSFVQKFNKTIIGAVGRGKLTEGVELVKDGRSLISDVVIVGIPYPPPDDYTKLVAQKISERLGRKIDEYLYKIPALMTVRQSIGRGIRGINDHVKVWLLDRRFDSLWWKKNLNCFNPKKTRL
- a CDS encoding thioredoxin family protein; this encodes MKVEIFTHKTCTECNLLLEYLEKEGLLGKVIVIDTQLYPFIALERGVISTPSVFIDGKLVYAGVVDFEELGKMIREGKVVTQQINKDKLVDKLMTGIINSFAATAWLFVNRDFDAFMAQKDFVYAVTGLSLTDENTASEMYNYLRNVMVKEGEYYMDKWKEQFFRVISVNFIRELYYLYRRKLTSEEITKKYPVEVFAHWLMVRGGTVGRVGLRIHPLNEEDTMKRISEAYTYMLLNVEKFWSKVMSEDELLSKSSREEVRFISF
- a CDS encoding sugar phosphate nucleotidyltransferase produces the protein MVSAIVLAGGYATRLRPLSLTKPKALLPILDKPLIDYILDALESSQVDNVYLSLRVMADKILEHVKATNRNVIPIVEKERLGDAGPLRMISRQYELSEDVIVVYGDIYNEVDYKRLIEFHQSKGCDATIVGTQVEDPKRYGVLVVDDYKLVQITEKPKIPVSNLINAGIYVFKKKLFDKIDGLENGNRISIARDFLPRLISSGTCIAVYPYKGLWMDIGIPSDYMRINLELLALKFPKGYVSENAKVSEKAELKPPFYIGNEVIVNDDSVIRNSIIGSRGKIGKGDYIEESILMQEANIGDFTVIAESILGDSVTVGKWNRVESSILADEVLTYDNILINKHTKILPNKEVSESIYEIGNIIL
- a CDS encoding sulfurtransferase TusA family protein gives rise to the protein MTQEIKLDLRGKSCEEFILEISKILVSMKPGDILNIVADQDRVLCTHQLLRNARNFLYKGDVVGDHAEISIRRLR